In Solea senegalensis isolate Sse05_10M linkage group LG18, IFAPA_SoseM_1, whole genome shotgun sequence, a single window of DNA contains:
- the LOC122759534 gene encoding phosphopantothenoylcysteine decarboxylase-like — translation MLQMEDHVSCAESDLVNSCRTFRHVLVGVTGSVAALKLPLLVSQLLQLPGVDVRVISTEHAKHFYNPAEVSVKSYTDKDEWEMWKQRSDPVLHIELRRWADLLVIAPLGANTLGKIVNGICDNLLTCVVRAWDMSRPLLFCPAMNTAMWQHPITAEQVSRMKEFGYVEIPCVAKKLVCGDVGKGAMAEVSSIVSAVKQHLQKSEESSSPSSKCPASCVNPDSHSLRKLMGLMEISPADYR, via the exons ATGCTGCAGATGGAAGATCATGTTTCTTGTGCAGAAAGTGATTTAGTCAACTCTTGCAGGACTTTCCGTCATGTCCTTGTTGGCGTAACTGGGAGTGTTGCAGCCTTGAAATTGCCTCTTCTGGTCTCCCAGCTTCTTCAGCTCCCTGGGGTGGATGTGAGAGTTATCTCTACGGAGCATGCCAAACACTTCTACAACCCTGCAGAGGTTTCAGTAAAAAGCTACACTGACAAGGATGAGTGGGAGATGTGGAAGCAGAGATCGGACCCTGTGCTACACATTGAGCTAAGGCGCTGGGCAGATCTACTCGTCATTGCCCCCCTAGGTGCCAACACTCTTGGAAAAATAGTTAATGGCATTTGTGACAATCTGCTGACGTGTGTGGTACGAGCCTGGGACATGAGTCGGCCTCTCCTCTTCTGCCCTGCTATGAACACAGCGATGTGGCAGCATCCCATTACAGCTGAGCAGGTATCCAGGATGAAAGAGTTTGGATATGTGGAAATCCCGTGCGTTGCTAAGAAACTAGTGTGTGGAGATGTTGGCAAGGGCGCCATGGCAGAAGTATCATCCATTGTCAGTGCTGTTAAACAGCATCTTCAGAAATCAGAAGAGTCCTCCAGTCCCT CAAGCAAGTGCCCTGCCTCCTGCGTCAACCCAGACTCACATTCATTGAGGAAACTAATGGGTTTAATGGAGATCTCGCCTGCTGATTACAGATAA
- the LOC122759535 gene encoding phosphopantothenoylcysteine decarboxylase-like, giving the protein MLQMEDHVSCAESDLVNSCRTFRHVLVGVTGSVAALKLPLLVSQLLQLPGVDVRVISTEHAKHFYNPAEVSVKSYTDKDEWEMWKQRSDPVLHIELRRWADLLVIAPLGANTLGKIVNGICDNLLTCVVRAWDMSRPLLFCPAMNTAMWQHPITAEQVSRMKEFGYVEIPCVAKKLVCGDVGKGAMAEVSSIVSAVKQHLQKSEESSSPSSKCPASCVNPDSHSLRKLMGLMEISPADYR; this is encoded by the exons ATGCTGCAGATGGAAGACCATGTTTCTTGTGCAGAAAGTGATTTAGTCAACTCTTGCAGGACTTTCCGTCATGTCCTTGTTGGCGTAACTGGGAGTGTTGCAGCCTTGAAACTGCCTCTTCTGGTCTCCCAGCTTCTTCAGCTCCCTGGGGTGGATGTGAGAGTTATCTCTACGGAGCATGCCAAACACTTCTACAACCCTGCAGAGGTTTCAGTAAAAAGCTACACTGACAAGGATGAGTGGGAGATGTGGAAGCAGAGATCGGACCCTGTGCTACACATTGAGCTAAGGCGCTGGGCAGATCTACTCGTCATTGCCCCCCTAGGTGCCAACACTCTTGGAAAAATAGTTAATGGCATTTGTGACAATCTGCTGACGTGTGTGGTACGAGCCTGGGACATGAGTCGGCCTCTCCTCTTCTGCCCTGCTATGAACACAGCGATGTGGCAGCATCCCATTACAGCTGAGCAGGTATCCAGGATGAAAGAGTTTGGATATGTGGAAATCCCATGCGTTGCTAAGAAACTAGTGTGTGGAGATGTCGGCAAGGGCGCCATGGCAGAAGTATCATCCATTGTCAGTGCTGTCAAACAGCATCTTCAGAAATCAGAAGAGTCCTCCAGTCCCT CAAGCAAGTGCCCTGCCTCCTGCGTCAACCCAGACTCACATTCATTGAGGAAACTAATGGGTTTAATGGAGATCTCGCCTGCTGATTACAGATAA
- the LOC122759536 gene encoding phosphopantothenoylcysteine decarboxylase-like: MLQMEDHVSCAESDLVNSCRTFRHVLVGVTGSVAALKLPLLVSQLLQLPGVDVRVISTEHAKHFYNPAEVSVKIYTDKDEWEMWKQRSDPVLHIELRRWADLLVIAPLGANTLGKIVNGICDNLLTCVVRAWDMSRPLLFCPAMNTAMWQHPITAEQVSRMKEFGYVEIPCVAKKLVCGDVGKGAMAEVSSIVSAVKQHLQKSEESSSPYPWAHPVLL; this comes from the exons ATGCTGCAGATGGAAGACCATGTTTCTTGTGCAGAAAGTGATTTAGTCAACTCTTGCAGGACTTTCCGTCATGTCCTTGTTGGCGTAACTGGGAGTGTTGCAGCCTTGAAACTGCCTCTTCTGGTCTCCCAGCTTCTTCAGCTCCCTGGGGTGGATGTGAGAGTTATCTCTACGGAGCATGCCAAACACTTCTACAACCCTGCAGAGGTTTCAGTAAAAATCTACACTGACAAGGATGAGTGGGAGATGTGGAAGCAGAGATCGGACCCTGTGCTACACATTGAGCTAAGGCGCTGGGCAGATCTACTCGTCATTGCCCCCCTAGGTGCCAACACTCTTGGAAAAATAGTTAATGGCATTTGTGACAATCTGCTGACGTGTGTGGTACGAGCCTGGGACATGAGTCGGCCTCTCCTCTTCTGCCCTGCTATGAACACAGCGATGTGGCAGCATCCCATTACAGCTGAGCAGGTATCCAGGATGAAAGAGTTTGGATATGTGGAAATCCCGTGCGTTGCTAAGAAACTAGTGTGTGGAGATGTTGGCAAGGGCGCCATGGCAGAAGTATCATCCATTGTCAGTGCTGTTAAACAGCATCTTCAGAAATCAGAAGAGTCCTCCAGTCCCT ACCCCTGGGCTCACCCTGTTCTGCTTTGA